From a single Klebsiella africana genomic region:
- a CDS encoding RepB family plasmid replication initiator protein encodes MTVNKKTEKINNEIKEQAAFSFNVVGGTGKVTNFTPGNNGTVQPVALLRLGVFVPAPPGVAKKNLPEGLVTMDVSRDLQHMQIASSEGYKEISLSSPRLDMGTDFRVWLGIVRSLHDHGHYSGRIKLPFSTFLKNCGFDPSRSNKPMKQRIDASMIKLKMVTFQFRNEDSTLTTGLINWARYNIKTNEIEIEGDPRIQELYQIDYKVYLRLKALDNLQRKESAQALYTYLASLPKDPAPISMKRFRDRLRLTSPVASQNMIIRRSLKELEQIGYLQYREEKIGRSIKFHILKRSPSLDAKKTILVPAAHNPADDDALIHKLKMLKAAGYSETEIAGVLDALDKLQREGKPESEVEDADFEEL; translated from the coding sequence ATGACTGTGAACAAGAAAACGGAAAAAATTAACAATGAAATCAAAGAACAAGCCGCATTCTCATTCAATGTCGTAGGGGGTACGGGTAAAGTTACTAACTTTACCCCTGGTAACAATGGTACCGTTCAACCTGTTGCTTTGTTGAGGCTTGGGGTATTTGTCCCGGCCCCTCCGGGCGTAGCAAAGAAAAACCTCCCAGAGGGTTTGGTTACGATGGATGTGTCACGCGATTTACAGCATATGCAGATCGCATCCAGTGAAGGCTACAAAGAAATATCGCTATCCAGCCCTCGTCTTGATATGGGGACAGATTTCCGTGTATGGCTTGGTATAGTCCGTTCTTTACATGACCATGGCCATTACTCAGGAAGGATTAAGCTTCCTTTTAGCACCTTCCTTAAAAATTGTGGGTTTGACCCCTCGAGGTCGAATAAGCCCATGAAACAACGTATCGATGCTTCGATGATTAAACTGAAAATGGTCACTTTTCAGTTCCGCAATGAAGATTCAACCCTCACGACCGGCCTCATTAACTGGGCACGGTACAACATAAAAACCAATGAGATTGAGATAGAGGGAGATCCCCGGATTCAGGAGCTCTATCAGATTGACTATAAGGTTTATCTTCGCCTTAAGGCTCTTGATAACCTGCAAAGGAAAGAGTCCGCCCAGGCCTTGTATACCTACCTCGCCAGCCTACCTAAAGACCCCGCACCAATCTCAATGAAACGCTTTCGCGACCGTTTACGGCTAACGTCCCCAGTAGCCTCTCAGAACATGATCATTCGCCGTTCGTTGAAGGAACTTGAGCAAATCGGTTACTTGCAATACAGAGAAGAGAAGATTGGTCGGTCAATAAAGTTCCACATACTTAAACGAAGTCCCTCGCTGGATGCCAAAAAGACCATCCTGGTCCCGGCTGCACATAACCCAGCTGATGACGATGCACTGATACATAAACTTAAAATGCTGAAGGCTGCAGGTTACTCAGAAACTGAGATTGCTGGCGTTCTGGATGCCCTCGATAAGTTGCAGAGGGAAGGAAAACCGGAATCCGAAGTCGAAGATGCCGATTTTGAGGAGCTTTAA
- a CDS encoding DUF6012 family protein, with the protein MYLHLVPTLYHTISNKCRLESVTIPELEFEIKGDALSCGRPFPNKRLTVGMQKNRKAMVGLLLEYEKKVSHFTTQYKWYIGDIGFVQHNIKTIVMDSEFDLISQYIGLNIGLDEFKPRLHPSYHKVAPVKIQPMMESYRTGEAVNTLQHDVWENNVLLSRTETLLLNTLESDRLSRYSILTDRLPQPDSAICI; encoded by the coding sequence ATGTATCTGCATCTTGTTCCAACGCTATACCACACCATTTCAAATAAATGCCGACTTGAATCAGTGACGATCCCGGAACTGGAGTTTGAGATTAAAGGTGATGCCCTTTCATGCGGAAGACCGTTTCCTAATAAACGGCTTACTGTGGGTATGCAAAAAAATCGTAAAGCCATGGTTGGCTTACTTCTTGAGTATGAAAAGAAAGTAAGTCATTTTACAACGCAATATAAATGGTACATAGGAGACATTGGTTTTGTTCAGCACAATATTAAAACTATAGTGATGGATTCTGAATTTGACCTTATTTCACAATATATAGGCTTGAATATTGGTCTTGATGAATTTAAACCAAGGCTCCATCCTTCTTATCACAAAGTCGCTCCGGTTAAAATACAACCGATGATGGAATCATATCGAACCGGCGAAGCGGTTAATACTTTGCAGCATGATGTATGGGAGAATAATGTTTTATTGTCCAGAACGGAAACATTGCTCTTGAATACTTTGGAGTCTGACAGGCTTTCCAGATACAGTATTTTAACCGACAGGCTTCCCCAGCCAGACTCTGCAATTTGCATTTGA
- a CDS encoding DUF4942 domain-containing protein produces the protein MSIENTLIDELNTSENTGDIIPSVPIDLIIAQRTAGIAAFMEGLEKLREAELLFAAAAEKDWFSGLDEIVASGRRCRKENEIEALRRRVARCVDSSIWTRLMTQTGMFTFMSSEQHDKWTDQVYSEECPEVTLDNVISTFQHLHASKNETFVTGIIDVFRKLSWDYKTNNPCRLGKKIILEGVLSINVSRNRYASVRTNAQNWINDLARAFCLIDKKNVPDSRIAEGSQYRDFINLNSYTLNGVFTCEWFTIKSFWKGSAHVTFTRPDLVDKINEIVASRYPDALPSRV, from the coding sequence ATGTCCATCGAAAATACATTGATTGATGAATTAAACACATCAGAGAACACAGGAGATATTATTCCTTCTGTACCTATTGATTTAATCATTGCTCAACGTACTGCTGGCATTGCGGCGTTTATGGAAGGTTTAGAGAAACTCAGAGAAGCAGAATTGTTGTTCGCAGCTGCTGCTGAAAAGGATTGGTTCTCAGGGCTGGATGAGATTGTGGCGTCAGGTAGGCGTTGCCGCAAAGAAAATGAAATAGAGGCTTTACGCCGCAGGGTGGCTCGTTGTGTTGATAGCAGTATCTGGACGCGCCTGATGACCCAGACAGGGATGTTTACGTTTATGAGTAGTGAGCAACATGATAAATGGACTGACCAGGTATACAGTGAAGAATGCCCTGAAGTTACTCTGGACAATGTCATCAGTACGTTTCAGCATCTTCATGCCTCAAAGAACGAAACATTTGTAACTGGTATTATTGACGTTTTCCGTAAGCTGTCCTGGGACTACAAAACAAATAATCCTTGCCGTCTGGGCAAGAAAATTATACTCGAAGGTGTTTTATCCATAAATGTCTCGCGAAATCGATACGCTTCGGTCAGGACTAATGCGCAGAACTGGATTAATGATCTCGCCCGTGCTTTCTGCCTTATCGACAAGAAAAACGTTCCAGATTCACGGATAGCGGAAGGGAGCCAGTACAGGGATTTTATCAACTTAAACAGTTATACGTTAAACGGTGTGTTTACCTGTGAGTGGTTCACTATTAAATCTTTCTGGAAAGGGTCCGCTCATGTGACGTTCACACGTCCAGACCTCGTTGACAAAATTAATGAGATTGTGGCCAGTAGATACCCTGATGCTTTACCATCCAGAGTATGA
- a CDS encoding DUF5983 family protein, which translates to MAIEIKERYTTAVISTAHISKDDAVLLTEASYNPRSESGRNWIHANEYGYIIRITCDNQEWKQHLRDDGISWPTIENIEKVLNAGFECVHFDRDADIVDELIAWDW; encoded by the coding sequence ATGGCTATTGAAATTAAAGAACGCTATACCACTGCTGTTATCAGCACAGCTCACATTTCTAAAGATGATGCAGTGTTATTAACTGAAGCCAGCTATAATCCTCGTTCTGAAAGTGGTCGTAACTGGATTCATGCAAATGAATATGGTTACATTATTCGGATAACTTGTGATAATCAGGAATGGAAACAACATTTACGTGATGATGGTATCTCCTGGCCTACAATCGAAAATATCGAAAAAGTACTTAACGCAGGGTTCGAATGTGTTCACTTTGATCGTGACGCGGATATTGTGGATGAACTTATTGCGTGGGACTGGTAA
- a CDS encoding DUF262 domain-containing protein — protein sequence MAIKNRIRDAEIFRARTGEYPIDMYIQWIKSGALNFGAEYQRDYVWGHQEQQNFLRVFISGFPVGSVALAKAPDWGVSESPYIEVVDGKQRLTTLKMFIKNEIPIIIDGKEIFWFELSRSEQLSFGRPTLSAVILDDATEKDRLAYFVAVNFTGVPQSEEHRQKVLKLQERAA from the coding sequence ATGGCGATAAAAAACAGAATACGTGACGCTGAAATATTCCGTGCCCGTACGGGTGAATACCCAATCGATATGTACATTCAGTGGATTAAAAGCGGAGCGCTGAATTTTGGTGCTGAATATCAGCGAGACTATGTCTGGGGCCATCAAGAACAACAAAATTTTTTGCGGGTATTCATTTCAGGGTTTCCAGTTGGTAGTGTAGCGCTGGCAAAAGCGCCAGACTGGGGTGTTAGCGAGAGCCCTTACATAGAGGTGGTCGACGGAAAACAGCGGCTCACAACGTTAAAAATGTTCATAAAGAACGAAATCCCCATCATTATTGATGGAAAAGAAATATTCTGGTTTGAGTTGAGCAGGAGTGAGCAACTGTCTTTTGGTCGACCAACACTAAGCGCTGTAATTCTTGACGACGCGACTGAAAAAGACCGGCTTGCGTATTTCGTTGCGGTCAACTTTACCGGTGTACCTCAAAGCGAAGAACACCGCCAAAAAGTCCTGAAATTGCAGGAGCGTGCAGCATGA
- a CDS encoding phage tail protein, giving the protein MVTEKELIEFDLLRKVGSRWKYRYSIGAKYLFASSKESAVEQATQAFRKARPSELLTRDERYEKANQEEIRLSDVRWKHLSLDDLYALLNRMNGDKTTLQDASSREFTGNGGRRTSAAVAAQGARDTAIMCGCLERYIVWRRQKTHFSD; this is encoded by the coding sequence ATGGTAACGGAAAAGGAGTTGATTGAATTTGACCTTCTCAGAAAGGTCGGCAGTCGCTGGAAATACCGTTATTCCATCGGCGCAAAATATCTCTTTGCCAGCAGTAAAGAAAGTGCTGTCGAACAAGCAACACAAGCATTCAGGAAAGCTCGGCCAAGTGAGCTTTTAACCCGTGACGAACGGTATGAGAAAGCAAATCAGGAGGAAATCAGGTTGTCAGACGTTCGCTGGAAACACCTCAGCCTCGACGATTTGTACGCGCTCCTGAACCGGATGAATGGCGATAAGACAACGCTACAGGACGCATCCTCCCGAGAGTTCACAGGAAATGGTGGACGGCGTACGTCAGCTGCCGTGGCTGCTCAGGGAGCCCGTGATACGGCCATCATGTGCGGCTGTCTTGAACGTTACATTGTGTGGCGGCGGCAAAAGACACATTTCAGCGACTGA
- a CDS encoding polyamine aminopropyltransferase codes for MGTLFYDLPVTDGKSGSWTLDTFTISQEKAHVLSLRADVTGNQNEYIPPGKYRRLSNNGEVVMSNTPMEVNTCMEFIERATGRVLINGLGLGMVLHVILQKKEVTHVTVIEKEQDVINLVAPAFIDDKRVDIICADAMTYQPPAGVTYDVCWHDIWTYFSAENLQAMENLERKYLFLCKWQASWGMQECLNAFINSRHQSDA; via the coding sequence ATGGGAACTCTTTTTTACGATCTCCCTGTTACGGACGGTAAATCCGGATCGTGGACATTGGATACATTCACCATCTCACAGGAGAAAGCGCATGTGCTCTCTCTCAGGGCCGACGTAACAGGCAATCAGAATGAATACATTCCACCTGGTAAGTATCGTCGTCTCTCAAATAATGGCGAAGTCGTCATGTCCAATACACCGATGGAAGTTAACACGTGCATGGAATTTATTGAGCGGGCAACGGGGCGTGTGCTTATCAACGGGCTTGGCCTGGGGATGGTTCTCCATGTCATTTTGCAAAAAAAGGAAGTGACCCACGTAACCGTTATTGAAAAAGAGCAAGACGTTATCAACCTTGTCGCTCCGGCCTTTATAGATGATAAGCGTGTGGACATTATCTGTGCAGATGCCATGACGTACCAACCACCCGCAGGGGTTACTTATGATGTATGCTGGCATGATATATGGACGTATTTTTCAGCGGAAAATCTTCAAGCGATGGAGAACCTTGAGAGAAAGTACCTTTTTCTTTGCAAGTGGCAGGCATCCTGGGGAATGCAGGAATGCTTGAATGCATTTATTAATTCCAGGCATCAATCTGACGCCTGA